CGGACTGATCAGGCAGGATAGGCGGCAGCGTGAGTCCTGGGGTAAGCTCTGGGGTAAGCCCTGGGCGGTCTGCAGCGGGTATATCGGTTTGCAGACCTGGGGAGTCCGGCCGGGGTTCAGTGATCTGGTCCTCGAAGACTCGCCACAGGCTCTGGCCGGTAGTACCGTCCAACTCGGGCAACGCGGGCACAATGAGCTGGTCGCGTGCCCGGGTTGCCGCGACATACCACAGGCGTCGCTCTTCGGCCTCCTCGCGGGCTCCCTCACGGGACAGGACCTCCTGCCAGCCGAGCGTTTGCCAGGCCAGGGAGTGTGGACCGAGTCGCAGCTCAAGACGGCCCTGGGGCTGGGAGAGCCGGCCTGACTCTCCCTCCGCGTGTGTCAGTGACGTCGGTGTGTGGCCGCGTTCAATCAGGCCGGTTCGACTCGGGCGGCTCGGAGCGAGGACCGCATCGGCAAGAATCACGACCGGAAACTCGAGCCCTTTGGCCTTATGAATGGTCAGGAAGCGAACGGTCGGATGATGCTCTTCGGCAATCACCGCTTCGCCCTCTTCGGTCGCCTGGTGGTGATGGCTCAGAAAACGGTTGAACGCGCTCAAGCTGTAGATGCCCTGGTCGGCCAGGCTGTGGGCCAGCTCGATCAGTTTGAGCAGGTTGGCTGTCCGTTGGTTTCCCTGTGGGCGAAGCGCGAACAGGGGCACAAGATGGGTCCGGGTATAGAGTTCGTACAGCAATGTTGACGGGCTGGACTGCCGAGAGCGGGCGTGCAGCTCGCGCAGCAGCGCAAAAGCCGCCGCAAAACGGTCCGCGTCCGGCGGCCCGTCCGGCAATGGCCCAGCGGTGTACTGCAAGACTCCCCCCGCCCCGACGAAGTGGGCCAGCGCCTCATCGGAAAAGCCGAACAGAGACGACCGTAAGCTTGCCACCAGGGCGGTGCTGTCAGCCGGACTGTCGATGGCGCGCAGCAGGACGCGCAGCTCCTCAACCTCGTCACGCGTCATATACTGACGCCCGCCCAGAATCTGATACGGAATGGCAGCGTTCTGAAAGGCTTCCTCGTAGGCGTCCATGGCGCGATAGGTCCGAAACAACACAGCAATGTCGCCAGGGCTGAGCGTTTGGTCTCCCTCCCCGAGGCGGCGGGTGAGGAAGTCGGCCACGGTTTGGGCCTCGACCCGGCGCAGGTCTTCACGTCTTGGCCGGGACGACAGCAGGGCTACGGGGACCGGCACAGGGATGACCGCCGGTCCCGAGTCGAGGGTGTCCGACGGGTTGTCCTGGGGCTCTTCGTGGCGGGTTGGGTGGAGTGGACGGTAGCGCAGGCCGTCTTCAGCCGCGGCGGGGGCAAAGACGCGGGAAAACGTGTCGTTGATCCAGTCCAGAATCGGTGCCCGGGTGCGGAAATTGCTCGACAGGCCAAGAACCTTGCCCTGGCCTTCGATAATGGTCCGGACGAGCCGATAGACGTCTAAATCGGCCCGTCGAAAACGGTAGATCGATTGGTGCGGATCGCCGACCAGAAACAGCTTGCCGGGTTTCAGCACGACCTGGTTCCAGTCGCGCGCCCGGGGCGTGTGCTCGGCCAGAAAAAAGACAATTTCGGCTTGCAGGGGATCGGTATCCTGGAATTCGTCCACCAGCAGAAAATCGAATTTGTGCTGAAAATACCGCCGAGCCTCCAGGTTGTTGGCCAGCAGGTCCCGGGTGGAGAGCAGCAGATCGGGAAAATCCAGACACGTTCGTTGGCGTTTCGTGTCGTCATACACCGCCAGATAGCTGCCGAGCCAACGGACAAGCCCAAGCGTATGGTTGTGCACCCAGGCCGCGCGGGCCTGGCGGTGGGCAACACGCAGCTGGGCAAAACAGCTGCGGACCTCATCCAGGCTGGAGGCCGGGTGCCAGTGCGTTTTGTTGCCAAGCCGCTCCGAGAGATCCAGCGGGCTGTACAGCAGCCGCTCCCAAAGCGGGTCAGCGTCGTGGTCGGGCAGCTGTTGGCTGAGATCCATCAGCTGTACAAAGGCCCGGTCGCTCCGCTCGCTGCACGCGAACCCGAGCTGAGACAGCCGCTCGATAGCCTGCCGAAAGGTGTGCCGGAATTGTGGCAGGGGGGAGGCCAGCGGCTCGGGCAGGAGCGTCAAACAGTCGCGCTGTTCAACCATGAAGTCGCGCAAGGCCCGCACATGGGCCAGGCTGAGACCGGCTCGCAGGGCGGTTTTGAGGCTGTCGGGTCTCGACTCCATCTCCTGGGCCAGCCAGTCCCGCCAGGTTTGATCCTGAATGACCCGCCTGCCGACCCCGTCCAGGACGCTGAAGTTCGGATTGACCCGTGCCTCAAGCGGCCGCTCACGGAGCAGCAGCGCGCAAAAGGCGTGCACGGTCAGAATCGAGGCCCGCTCAAGCTGTAGACGAGCCGCGCGCAGATTGTCCCGCTCTGCCTGGCTGAGCTGGGTGCTCAGGGCGGCGTCAATCTCGGTCCGTAGCCGTAGGCGGAGTTCGGTCGCGGCCTTTTCGGTGAAGGTGATGGCGGCTATCCGTTCCAGGCGACTCCGACCAGTCCGCAGCACCGTCAGCAGCCGCTGGAGCAGCACGCTCGTCTTTCCCGTGCCTGCCCCGGCTTCGACCAGAAAGCTGGTGTCGAGTTCGGTCGCCGCCCGCTGACGCGGCTCGGCGTCCGTCTCGCCCCTTTGTCGAGTGCCGTCGGCCACGCTCTCTCCTCAGTCGATCGCGCCCAGCTGGTGCATCACGGTCCAGCGCGGGTCGTGGCGTTTGTGCCGCATGCGTTGCTCGACCTGGCTGCCGCAGATGTCCGGAAAGGGACACGGGCGACAGGTGGCCGGGTGTGGAAAAAAGCAACCCGAGCGCATCCCCTTCAGTACGATGGTCAGGATCTGCCGGAGCACCCCTGTTGCCTCCGGCCAGGTCTCTGAGCGGAAGGCCGGAGCCGGGGTGTGGACCCGCTGGCCCAGTCCGACATAGCCGGCCGATTCCCATACCAGGTCGGGCCGCAGGCTGCAGGCCGCAAACAGATATAGCGGGAGTTGCAGGGCTGTGCCGCGGGCAAATCGACCGCGCGACGCGCGGCCGGTCTTATAGTCAATGATCCGGGCCTGTGGTCCGGCGCTGGACACATCGATCCGGTCAATCCTGCCCCGTAGGCGAATGGACTCCCCGTCCTCCAGGCTGAAGCTGACCGGTCGGTCGGGAAAAAATCGCTCCTCAGCCGACCCGTGCTGCTCAGCGTCGGGTGTTGAACCAAAGTCAAGCTCAAAGGCCTGGGGCACAAATTCCGATTGGTCCGCGACCTCGTGATACACCAGACGAATCAAACGTTCACGCAGACGTTCCTGTTCCAGCTCCCACATCAGGGACGGGCCAGTAGGCTGGGTGTCGGCAAAACGGCTGAAATGCGTGTCCGCAATATGCATCAGCCGTTGGATCAAAAGCTGGGGATCTTGGCCGTGCACGGGCAGCTGCCCAGTCCTCCTCAGCTGAGAGAAGAAGTCGGACACAATAGCGTGCAGCAGCAGGCCGCGCTGGCGGGGACTGAGGCCCGCCAGCCCTTCAGTCTCATCCCTCGGAGTCAGGCCCAGCACCTGACTGAGAAAGTACTGGAAGGGACACCGGGCGTAGGTTTCGAGGGCGCTCGGCGAGAGGCACACCCCGGTCGGAAAGAGCTGACGCAGCCGGTGTCTGACCTGAGGAGCTTCGAGCAGGCCGTCAAAGGCGGTCAGACGCGGACTGTCCAGGCGTTGGCCGACCGCTTGGCGGGCTGCGGCAAAGGCGGGCAGGGCGAGCGGCAGATAGCCCAGGGCCGCCATATCGCCGCCGGCCAGCGCCTGTTCGACCGTTGCCAGGTGGAACTCGAGGGGATCCTGGGCCTGCTGAACGGGTCCGGCATACACCGGAGCCAGCGGGACGCGCTGACTCCAGGCTTCGAGATCGGTAAAGGTCTGCACCCGGCCGCGCAGCGCCTCAAGAACGCGCAGCAGATACCAGGACGGCAGCTGCGGCCGACCGCTCGGCCGGTCGTGGCTGGGATAGCTCAGGATGAGATGCTCGACCGCGGTCTGGGTGGCCAAGCAGAAGAGCAGACGTTCCTCCTCGTTCCGCTGTCCGCGCTGGGCCAGCTCGCAGCCGAGCGTCTCGGCCAGGTGCTGGCGTTCGGCGTCGAGCAACAGCGGATCTTGTCGGACGCTGCGTGGAAAGCCTCCGTCAAGCATGCCGGGAATAATGACAGCCCGGAAACGCCGGCCACGGGCGGTGGCCAGCTCTCCGATGAAAACACCGTCGGTCTGTCCCGTGGGGTGGGGTGTAGCCAGGGCTCGGCTGACGGCTGTGGCCCAGTCTTCGAGGCTTGGGCTGGACATGTTGAAGCGGTTTGGATCACCCGCCTCAGCGCTCCGCTGGTGGCTGCCGATAAGATCGAGCTGGGCCAGGTCAAGCAGAAGCGCTTCGATTTGATCGGTATACGACGTCGGGCTGCTATAGGTACGGTACAGTCGCAGGCTGTAGTCCGCCCAGGCGTGCCAGCTCAGCTGGCTCGGCCGCTGCTCGGCCATGGCAAACAGTCCCCGCATAAAAGCCCGACACGCCCGCACAACGGACAGCTCGGCTGCGGCTTGGTTCGAGGAACGGGCTTCGGCTCGGTAGGCCGTTTCAAGCCGGGCCAGACCGTCTTGCCAGGCCGTGACGCCGCCCACAATCCCTGCCTGCCGGACCAGGGCCTGCCAGCGGTCGAGCTGGGCGGGCCGAGCCATCGCGTCGGGCGGCCGGCTGACGGTCAGGAACTCAAACACCCGGTCCGGCGCGTAGTCTTCAACCAGCATGCGGCACAGCAGGTGCAGGGTTTGGCCGGCTGCGGTGTGGAGCAACGGCAGACCGCTAGACAGCCAGCTCGGGATGTCCAGGTTGTCGAAGGTCTCGGTCAGCAGGCGGCCGTAGCGGTCCGGGTCGCGCAGGACGATACCAATTTCGGAAAAACGGAGCTGGTGATCACGGACAAGAGACAATACCGTCCGACTGATTTCACGCGCCTCACGGCTGTCACTCGGCGCGGCCAGGCAGCGGACGGAAGGGCTAACAGCGCCAGCCGAGGCGGCACGAGGCAGCGCTTCTTCAAAAAGGGACTGGTGGAGCCGCGACAGCTCCGACTCGGCCGCCCGGGCCAGCGGGGTGTAGGTCAGGCCCAGGCTGCGCAGCCAACTCAGCGTCGGCGTGGCAGAGGCGTACGCCTGGCCCGCCCGCCAGGGAAAGAATACCAGGCCATCACGGTCTTGCAGCGCGGCCGCAATCAGGCGGCGCTGGAGCGGGCTGAAGTCGTAAAACCCGTAGACGAACACGGCGCCGGGCGGGGCATCACACCCAAGCGCGGCTTGGTCCAGCAGATCCTGCTCGTCGTACAGCCGCCGCTCGGTGAGAAAGCGCTGGTAGTGGTGGTACAGCGTGGCGAGACTTTCAATCTTAGCGCGGTAGGCGCCGGTCAGCCGAGCCCGGGGCACAAAGGTCTGCAAATGGTCTGCGGAGATGCCGGCGTCTTTACACTCGGCCAGGGTTGTCAGCACACTTGCAGGGAAGCCGGGTTGGTCGGCCAGACCACCGAACAGGTGCTCGGGCCCGAGTTGGGCGAGCAGGTGTTTCATGATCAGCGGAGCCGCCAGTCGTGGCAGCGGCCGCCAGCCATGTCGGGCCAGGCGGTCTTCGGCACACTCGCGGGCAAAATCGGTCAGAGTAAAAAATCGCACGCCAAGATGGCCGCGCGCGGCCCGGGCAATGGCCTGGCGCAGGTGGTCAGCCAGGGAATCATGCGGCACAAGAATGGTCAGGGGGCTGAGGGACTGGGCCGTCTGGACGGCTTGGACTGCGGCAATGCAGGCGTCTTGCAACACGCCAAACGCATCGGTCACAAACACGCGCCGTTGGGGCATGCTGTCCTGCTTACGGGGTTTGTCCCGCTTTTTCAATCGCTTTCACCATGAGCAGCCCGTCTTCGCCGTCGGCATAATACCCGCGCCGCACGCTGACCGTCTCAAAGTCGAATTGTTGGTACAGCCGAATCGCGGCTCGGTTACTGCGGCGGACCTCAAGATTTGCTGTCCGGGCTCCGGCCTGGCCGGCCTGGACCAGGATCTGGCCCAGCAGGGCGTGGCCAATCCCGTGCCGGCGACACGCGGGCTGAACAGCAATGTTCAGGATATGGACCTCGTCAATAATCAGCCAACTGCACACATAGCCGACAACCCGGCCGTGTTGCTCGGCGACCACAAAACGCCCGTGCTGGTTGTGGAGTTCGTGGACAAAAGCGGTGCGCGTCCAGGCGGTCGGATAGCTGGCGCGTTCGATGTCGAGGATGGCCGGCAGGTCTGCCTCGGTGCAGGCGCGGAGCGATACTGTCCTGCCCCTGCACCGAGCCGTGTCTTTGGCATTCACACCGCGCGCATCTCAGGCCGACGCTAGCGTTGAAACAGGATCACTTCGAGGGTCTTGTCCCGATAGCGGTGCTTGAAGCTCGAGACCGGACGGTCAAACGTGATGCGCTTGGTGAAATCGGGCGGAAAAGCGGGCGAGATGGCCGCCAATTGCCGGATCTCGGGGTCGGTCAGACTGCCCTTGACCAGAAAGTGATCTTCCTGCAGGGACAGCTCGTACTCGTAGTCGGGCATCTCATCGCCAATGCCCAGTTCGCGTTTCCTGGCAGAGACCGGCACGCGACGCGGCAACTCCAGGCGCAACAGGTAGGCATTATTCTCGGTTTCCACGCTATACGCCTCGCCATAGCGACGTGAACGCTCTGTCTTTTCGTCAAACTCGCCGCTGTAATAGCCCTCGACCGGGATGGCACCCTGCTCTTGCGAACGCTTGGCGCGCATGCCGAGAAACGGGGCGGTCAGGGGCGCCAGAGCCAGGCCGTAGGGTGCGCCGCGGAAGCGCGCCTCATCGCTGGACACGCCTTGAAACAGGGCTTCCCGCAGGCGGACGACGGTTTCGCCCGAGGCGATCAGCAGGCCGATAAAAATACTCGCGTTGGCCTGCTGGCTGAACAACTCGCCGCCCATCGCGGAATAGGCGGCCAGACACACGACCGGATACAGAACCATGTTCAGCAGGACGTTCATGCCGGTGGACGAGGCAGCGCTGAAGTAGCGCGGATCATCCAGGGCTTCTTCCAGGGAGTTTTTGGTCGAAGCGGGCAGCGCACCGAGCAGCGGTTGCAGGAGAGCAACGACAGAGCCGAGCCCGATATTCGCCCGAGCCGGGGCAATACGGGACAGGGCGGCCTCATAGCTCTCGGCCAGCTCACCGGGAAAGAGGCGCTCGCGCAGCTCCCTTTTGGGGACGGGGACGGCCACAGGTTTTGGGGCGACCGTCGCTGGGGCCGCCGGAGCAGGAGCCGCGACCGGGGCCGGTTCGGCCGCGCCGTTGGCCTGTGGAGCGGGAGCTTCGGCGGATTCAGCCGGTTCAGCCGGGGCTTCTTCCCCACCGACCTTGAACCGGGACGGGAAGTCCCCCTCAAAGCTCTGGTCGGGGTGCAGCTCTTTGGCGCGCGCAATCAGGACGTCTTCGGTCTCCGGGATGTCTGGGTCGGGAATGCAGCAGTCGACCGGGCAGACCGCAGCACAGGCTTCCTGCTCATAAAACCCCACGCACTCGGTGCATTTCTGGGGCACGATATAGAATATATCTTCCGAGATGGCTGGCGACGTGGCGTCCCCGAGTTCCCAGTCCACACCGCCCTGGTAGATGGCGGTATTGGGGCACTCCGGCTCGCAGGCTCCGCAGTTAATGCAGTCGCTTGTGATCAGTGTAGCCATGGCAGACGAATCTCCTTCATCAAGACATGTGTCCACTTCGTATCGGTTTTGCCGGAGGCGGTCAACGAGGAGCGGGGGCGGTCGTATGGCGTGTTGACAAACAGGTCGTATAGCATGTTGACAAACAGAATGAATGCGATATGAGCAGTGCAGCGACACAAAGCCCGAATACAGCACCGAGGAGGCATTGGTATGGGAAAGTGTGTGAAATATGTCGTGGCCCTGACCCTGCTGATGGCGCCCCTGGGCGGCGCATGGGCCGACCATCATCGGTATGCCGAGGCAGGCTCCGAGCAGGCGGCTCAGACCGAAGCCGCGCCCGCGCCAGTCAGCATCAACACCGCGAGCGCC
The Desulfurellaceae bacterium genome window above contains:
- a CDS encoding UvrD-helicase domain-containing protein, which codes for MADGTRQRGETDAEPRQRAATELDTSFLVEAGAGTGKTSVLLQRLLTVLRTGRSRLERIAAITFTEKAATELRLRLRTEIDAALSTQLSQAERDNLRAARLQLERASILTVHAFCALLLRERPLEARVNPNFSVLDGVGRRVIQDQTWRDWLAQEMESRPDSLKTALRAGLSLAHVRALRDFMVEQRDCLTLLPEPLASPLPQFRHTFRQAIERLSQLGFACSERSDRAFVQLMDLSQQLPDHDADPLWERLLYSPLDLSERLGNKTHWHPASSLDEVRSCFAQLRVAHRQARAAWVHNHTLGLVRWLGSYLAVYDDTKRQRTCLDFPDLLLSTRDLLANNLEARRYFQHKFDFLLVDEFQDTDPLQAEIVFFLAEHTPRARDWNQVVLKPGKLFLVGDPHQSIYRFRRADLDVYRLVRTIIEGQGKVLGLSSNFRTRAPILDWINDTFSRVFAPAAAEDGLRYRPLHPTRHEEPQDNPSDTLDSGPAVIPVPVPVALLSSRPRREDLRRVEAQTVADFLTRRLGEGDQTLSPGDIAVLFRTYRAMDAYEEAFQNAAIPYQILGGRQYMTRDEVEELRVLLRAIDSPADSTALVASLRSSLFGFSDEALAHFVGAGGVLQYTAGPLPDGPPDADRFAAAFALLRELHARSRQSSPSTLLYELYTRTHLVPLFALRPQGNQRTANLLKLIELAHSLADQGIYSLSAFNRFLSHHHQATEEGEAVIAEEHHPTVRFLTIHKAKGLEFPVVILADAVLAPSRPSRTGLIERGHTPTSLTHAEGESGRLSQPQGRLELRLGPHSLAWQTLGWQEVLSREGAREEAEERRLWYVAATRARDQLIVPALPELDGTTGQSLWRVFEDQITEPRPDSPGLQTDIPAADRPGLTPELTPGLTLPPILPDQSALARYQAWQAEQRAIRQHGKRPQTVSELSVESLIHGAHTAVPRSLGHAVRMALKQGAEPNLQVLNSPLLSRARAAQKCFAELPFSLHYQTPSHTGTVLNGVIDLAFLENGAWVIVGLKDDVLSDGQAEPRAARYRSELSVYALALEQLSVYPVQDLVVLFARSATDVHLAWNDRARADVQTLLDQTQPRP
- a CDS encoding exodeoxyribonuclease V subunit gamma, whose translation is MPQRRVFVTDAFGVLQDACIAAVQAVQTAQSLSPLTILVPHDSLADHLRQAIARAARGHLGVRFFTLTDFARECAEDRLARHGWRPLPRLAAPLIMKHLLAQLGPEHLFGGLADQPGFPASVLTTLAECKDAGISADHLQTFVPRARLTGAYRAKIESLATLYHHYQRFLTERRLYDEQDLLDQAALGCDAPPGAVFVYGFYDFSPLQRRLIAAALQDRDGLVFFPWRAGQAYASATPTLSWLRSLGLTYTPLARAAESELSRLHQSLFEEALPRAASAGAVSPSVRCLAAPSDSREAREISRTVLSLVRDHQLRFSEIGIVLRDPDRYGRLLTETFDNLDIPSWLSSGLPLLHTAAGQTLHLLCRMLVEDYAPDRVFEFLTVSRPPDAMARPAQLDRWQALVRQAGIVGGVTAWQDGLARLETAYRAEARSSNQAAAELSVVRACRAFMRGLFAMAEQRPSQLSWHAWADYSLRLYRTYSSPTSYTDQIEALLLDLAQLDLIGSHQRSAEAGDPNRFNMSSPSLEDWATAVSRALATPHPTGQTDGVFIGELATARGRRFRAVIIPGMLDGGFPRSVRQDPLLLDAERQHLAETLGCELAQRGQRNEEERLLFCLATQTAVEHLILSYPSHDRPSGRPQLPSWYLLRVLEALRGRVQTFTDLEAWSQRVPLAPVYAGPVQQAQDPLEFHLATVEQALAGGDMAALGYLPLALPAFAAARQAVGQRLDSPRLTAFDGLLEAPQVRHRLRQLFPTGVCLSPSALETYARCPFQYFLSQVLGLTPRDETEGLAGLSPRQRGLLLHAIVSDFFSQLRRTGQLPVHGQDPQLLIQRLMHIADTHFSRFADTQPTGPSLMWELEQERLRERLIRLVYHEVADQSEFVPQAFELDFGSTPDAEQHGSAEERFFPDRPVSFSLEDGESIRLRGRIDRIDVSSAGPQARIIDYKTGRASRGRFARGTALQLPLYLFAACSLRPDLVWESAGYVGLGQRVHTPAPAFRSETWPEATGVLRQILTIVLKGMRSGCFFPHPATCRPCPFPDICGSQVEQRMRHKRHDPRWTVMHQLGAID
- the rimI gene encoding ribosomal protein S18-alanine N-acetyltransferase, with product MNAKDTARCRGRTVSLRACTEADLPAILDIERASYPTAWTRTAFVHELHNQHGRFVVAEQHGRVVGYVCSWLIIDEVHILNIAVQPACRRHGIGHALLGQILVQAGQAGARTANLEVRRSNRAAIRLYQQFDFETVSVRRGYYADGEDGLLMVKAIEKAGQTP
- a CDS encoding 4Fe-4S dicluster domain-containing protein, with the translated sequence MATLITSDCINCGACEPECPNTAIYQGGVDWELGDATSPAISEDIFYIVPQKCTECVGFYEQEACAAVCPVDCCIPDPDIPETEDVLIARAKELHPDQSFEGDFPSRFKVGGEEAPAEPAESAEAPAPQANGAAEPAPVAAPAPAAPATVAPKPVAVPVPKRELRERLFPGELAESYEAALSRIAPARANIGLGSVVALLQPLLGALPASTKNSLEEALDDPRYFSAASSTGMNVLLNMVLYPVVCLAAYSAMGGELFSQQANASIFIGLLIASGETVVRLREALFQGVSSDEARFRGAPYGLALAPLTAPFLGMRAKRSQEQGAIPVEGYYSGEFDEKTERSRRYGEAYSVETENNAYLLRLELPRRVPVSARKRELGIGDEMPDYEYELSLQEDHFLVKGSLTDPEIRQLAAISPAFPPDFTKRITFDRPVSSFKHRYRDKTLEVILFQR
- a CDS encoding helix-hairpin-helix domain-containing protein, whose product is MGKCVKYVVALTLLMAPLGGAWADHHRYAEAGSEQAAQTEAAPAPVSINTASAEELQALPGIGEVKAQAIVDYRQENGAFESLEDLKQVPGIGDATFDGLESLIKL